Proteins from a genomic interval of Rhodothermus marinus:
- the cas7i gene encoding type I-B CRISPR-associated protein Cas7/Cst2/DevR, giving the protein MSRAIAIGYLARVSAGNVNASHTEGNVVVTKKVTLPDGSMIPYVSGQAIRRMLRDRLADLGYALSDPCATVSGQEVTPPVRPWEFVDEDLFGYLDPSGGRRRTSPVRVSAAVGLFPFQGDRDLGTRSFERFGQAMEAGGNMFETELYANLFKGALLIELDRVGIFTPLELGEEQGRSLDPSERRRRLQDLLEALNLLWGGGRTARLLSDLSPRFIAYARLEAKHPVFLEALAAHYEDGHYVLDLAPLTNALDRFGRYRQQTLFGVEPGIFGNEEEIRAALAGYGEVLTVHEALNRAKADVSALWNGSSA; this is encoded by the coding sequence ATGAGCCGGGCTATTGCGATTGGCTATCTGGCCAGAGTATCCGCCGGGAACGTCAACGCTTCCCACACCGAAGGCAACGTGGTGGTGACCAAGAAAGTCACGTTGCCGGATGGCAGCATGATACCGTATGTCTCCGGACAGGCCATCCGCCGCATGCTACGCGACCGCCTAGCCGACCTGGGCTATGCGCTTTCAGACCCTTGTGCGACCGTAAGCGGGCAGGAAGTGACGCCTCCTGTGCGTCCGTGGGAGTTTGTGGACGAAGACCTGTTTGGCTATCTGGATCCTTCTGGAGGGCGGCGCCGCACTTCGCCCGTCCGCGTGTCTGCAGCCGTGGGATTGTTTCCGTTCCAGGGCGATCGCGACCTGGGCACCCGCTCGTTCGAGCGCTTCGGACAAGCGATGGAAGCGGGCGGTAACATGTTTGAGACGGAACTGTATGCGAATCTTTTCAAGGGAGCACTTCTGATTGAACTGGATCGTGTGGGAATTTTTACGCCGCTGGAACTTGGGGAGGAGCAGGGGCGAAGCCTTGATCCGTCCGAACGGCGTCGGCGGCTGCAGGATCTTCTGGAAGCGCTCAATTTGCTCTGGGGTGGAGGGCGCACGGCCCGCCTGCTCTCGGACCTTTCGCCCAGATTCATTGCCTACGCGCGACTCGAGGCCAAGCATCCGGTTTTTCTGGAAGCACTGGCGGCGCACTACGAGGACGGGCACTATGTGCTGGACCTGGCGCCACTTACCAATGCACTGGATCGCTTTGGCCGGTATCGCCAGCAGACGCTTTTCGGAGTGGAGCCGGGGATTTTTGGAAATGAGGAAGAAATCCGTGCCGCGCTGGCTGGCTATGGGGAGGTACTGACCGTACACGAGGCCCTGAATCGGGCCAAAGCAGACGTGAGCGCACTATGGAATGGGTCCTCGGCGTAA
- a CDS encoding DUF4258 domain-containing protein, translating to MDEPRLFFRHHALQRMAERKITVEDVKRVLKTGETIASYPEDRPYPSRLVLGWIGTRPLHMVVADNDEDNVQIVITVYEPDPTLWEDDFKRRRS from the coding sequence ATGGACGAACCGCGGCTGTTTTTTCGACACCATGCACTGCAACGCATGGCCGAGCGGAAGATTACCGTGGAGGACGTGAAGCGCGTCCTGAAAACCGGCGAGACGATCGCCTCTTACCCGGAAGACCGACCTTATCCGAGCCGGTTGGTTCTGGGCTGGATCGGAACGCGGCCGTTGCATATGGTTGTAGCAGATAATGACGAAGACAACGTGCAGATCGTGATTACCGTCTACGAGCCTGATCCGACCCTCTGGGAAGATGATTTCAAACGGAGAAGATCATGA
- a CDS encoding type II toxin-antitoxin system MqsA family antitoxin, producing the protein MKCVICKTGQTQSGKTTVTLEQNGAVLVVREVPAEVCQNCGEVYLPEEVARALTRLAAQTLKKGVVVDVREFNATMAM; encoded by the coding sequence ATGAAATGCGTGATCTGTAAGACGGGACAGACACAGTCCGGGAAGACCACGGTTACGCTGGAGCAGAATGGAGCCGTACTGGTCGTCCGGGAGGTGCCGGCCGAGGTGTGCCAGAACTGTGGCGAGGTGTACCTTCCCGAAGAGGTGGCCCGGGCCCTTACACGTCTCGCCGCACAGACGCTGAAAAAGGGCGTGGTGGTTGACGTACGCGAATTCAACGCCACCATGGCGATGTAA
- the cas5 gene encoding CRISPR-associated protein Cas5 yields MEWVLGVTVRAPVASFRRPLDHNYQRTLPMPPPTTLLGIAGAALGLSDRALWAPNSPLRKLKVSVLMDDDHMPGRARDMWTVLKIKGGRIAERSPYFRELLFGVRYTLLYGGEKSVLETLAAAFDEPAYPLSLGRDDELLVIESLDMDEVQSGPPCFQGTLLPGDVRQIEGLRPQVSPGLHFEPPLVETLPLAFSVDRKGVRNPERMTPLSFLPVGIEIEVPGLQALQWQGRSFVWANGMTG; encoded by the coding sequence ATGGAATGGGTCCTCGGCGTAACGGTACGGGCACCGGTAGCGTCGTTCCGTCGTCCCCTGGACCACAACTACCAGCGTACGCTTCCGATGCCACCGCCCACCACGTTGCTGGGCATTGCCGGAGCGGCGCTGGGGTTGTCGGATCGTGCCCTATGGGCACCGAACAGCCCGCTTCGCAAGCTGAAGGTTTCCGTGTTGATGGACGACGACCACATGCCCGGACGTGCCCGTGACATGTGGACCGTGCTCAAAATCAAAGGTGGCCGGATTGCCGAGCGTTCGCCCTATTTCCGCGAACTGTTGTTCGGCGTGCGCTACACGCTGCTTTACGGCGGAGAAAAGTCGGTGCTCGAAACGCTGGCAGCAGCCTTCGACGAGCCCGCCTATCCGCTATCGCTGGGGCGAGATGATGAACTGCTTGTGATTGAATCGCTTGACATGGACGAAGTGCAGTCGGGCCCACCGTGCTTTCAGGGGACGTTGCTCCCCGGCGATGTTCGTCAGATAGAAGGACTGCGCCCACAGGTGTCGCCCGGCCTTCACTTTGAACCGCCGCTTGTGGAGACGCTACCGCTGGCCTTCTCAGTGGACCGCAAAGGCGTGCGTAATCCCGAGCGCATGACCCCGCTGAGTTTCTTACCGGTGGGCATCGAAATCGAAGTACCCGGTCTGCAGGCTTTGCAATGGCAGGGGCGCAGTTTTGTATGGGCGAATGGAATGACAGGGTAA
- the cmr1 gene encoding type III-B CRISPR module RAMP protein Cmr1, which produces MLTVRLETVTPLFLAGADPRGKPELRAASIRGALRFWLRALLGGVIGDKDLNALRKAEAAVFGSTDTGASPVVVRIGGEVQFDSYRPLLHNPEKKFTFMGIQPDQAFSLELIPRPPHTQVSPIVLSVTALWLLLGGLGKRSRRGFGTLRLQNEVESFLFTPEAYKDASELETTLRQVIQQAQDQARNLISTLKIAPGTFRIPPDFPVLHSDHTQILFCKYPFATWEKAMMAFWRLLRSHPYRDDRVFGFAGSAGRQASPLHLRIVKIGNKYHLLMTAFRSRFAWSSPNWRKLQDFLSDCCQKWQGTWIMRGTAAW; this is translated from the coding sequence ATGCTGACCGTCCGACTGGAAACCGTAACGCCCTTGTTTCTGGCCGGTGCTGACCCACGCGGCAAGCCGGAGCTTCGAGCCGCTTCCATCCGGGGTGCGCTCCGCTTCTGGCTTCGAGCCCTTTTGGGCGGCGTAATCGGCGATAAAGATCTCAATGCCCTCCGGAAGGCCGAAGCCGCCGTCTTCGGAAGCACCGATACCGGCGCCTCCCCCGTCGTGGTGCGGATAGGTGGCGAGGTTCAGTTCGATTCCTATCGGCCCCTGCTTCACAATCCCGAAAAGAAATTCACTTTCATGGGCATACAGCCTGATCAGGCTTTCAGCTTGGAGCTTATCCCTCGCCCACCTCATACCCAGGTAAGCCCTATTGTGCTCTCTGTCACTGCACTTTGGCTATTACTCGGCGGCCTGGGGAAGCGCTCGAGGCGAGGCTTTGGTACCCTTCGGCTCCAAAACGAGGTGGAAAGCTTCCTATTTACACCAGAGGCTTACAAAGACGCGAGTGAACTTGAGACAACCCTACGGCAGGTTATCCAGCAAGCCCAAGATCAAGCCCGGAACCTCATAAGCACATTGAAAATTGCTCCAGGCACTTTCCGCATACCGCCTGATTTCCCGGTCTTGCACAGCGATCACACGCAGATTCTTTTCTGCAAATACCCATTCGCCACCTGGGAAAAAGCGATGATGGCTTTTTGGAGACTACTTCGGTCCCATCCTTATCGAGACGACCGAGTTTTCGGTTTCGCTGGTAGCGCTGGACGGCAAGCCTCTCCTTTGCATTTGCGCATTGTAAAGATTGGGAACAAGTATCATCTTCTCATGACAGCTTTCCGGAGTCGTTTTGCGTGGAGTTCTCCAAACTGGAGGAAGCTCCAAGACTTCCTGAGCGATTGCTGTCAGAAGTGGCAAGGCACTTGGATAATGCGAGGAACTGCCGCATGGTAA
- a CDS encoding helix-turn-helix transcriptional regulator, producing the protein MPVRATGGHALRGPQILRLQRLLEWLRSGRPLTTTLAARHFEVSRRTIASDIEYLRRLGVPVAYDPRRQTYYLEEPFTENLPLIALDRAELAAFLVARLALEAFGDTPDAALLEAAVERLAAHLPEPIHVDPDTLTRTLRFEMGPRPRTPLRYLDVLRRAAAEQRVVHLHYYANYADALTERDVEPYAIVAHQSRWYLVAYCRLRQAMRDFRIDRIRHLELREETFARRPDFDLEAYLGPAFGMHRDERTYAVHLRFSPYQARWIREEQWHPSQVLVERPDGSLDVHLQVTGLADVARWVLSYGAECEVIGPPVLRHRIASEARRMAERYGVGVYDQPSALRDAKNH; encoded by the coding sequence ATGCCGGTGCGCGCGACAGGCGGTCATGCACTGCGCGGGCCGCAGATCCTGCGGTTGCAGCGGCTGCTGGAATGGCTGCGCAGCGGCCGTCCATTGACCACCACACTGGCGGCCCGGCACTTCGAGGTTTCCCGGCGCACGATCGCCAGCGACATCGAGTACCTGCGTCGACTGGGCGTGCCGGTGGCCTATGATCCCCGTCGCCAGACGTATTACCTGGAGGAGCCTTTCACCGAAAACCTGCCGCTGATTGCGCTGGATCGGGCCGAGCTGGCGGCCTTTCTGGTGGCCCGACTGGCGCTGGAGGCCTTTGGCGACACGCCGGACGCCGCTCTGCTGGAGGCGGCTGTCGAACGGCTGGCGGCGCATCTGCCCGAGCCCATTCACGTCGATCCCGACACGCTCACGCGCACGCTGCGCTTCGAGATGGGACCGCGTCCGCGCACCCCGCTGCGTTATCTGGACGTGCTGCGTCGGGCGGCGGCCGAGCAGCGTGTGGTGCACCTGCACTACTACGCCAACTACGCGGACGCGCTCACCGAGCGCGACGTGGAGCCCTATGCCATCGTGGCCCATCAGAGCCGCTGGTACCTGGTGGCCTACTGTCGGCTGCGGCAGGCCATGCGTGACTTTCGCATCGACCGCATCCGGCACCTGGAACTGCGTGAGGAGACCTTCGCGCGGCGGCCGGACTTCGACCTGGAGGCTTACCTGGGGCCGGCCTTCGGTATGCACCGGGACGAGCGCACCTATGCCGTGCATCTGCGCTTTTCGCCCTATCAGGCCCGCTGGATCCGGGAGGAGCAGTGGCATCCAAGCCAGGTGCTCGTAGAGCGTCCGGACGGCTCGCTGGACGTGCACCTGCAGGTGACGGGCCTGGCCGACGTGGCGCGCTGGGTGCTCAGCTACGGGGCCGAGTGCGAGGTGATCGGCCCGCCCGTGCTGCGCCATCGCATCGCCAGCGAAGCCCGGCGCATGGCCGAACGCTATGGCGTCGGGGTGTACGATCAACCTTCAGCTTTACGCGACGCGAAGAACCACTGA
- the cas4 gene encoding CRISPR-associated protein Cas4: MPELSITGTLVNYFVLCRRKAWLAVHGLWMEQESEAVALGRLLDETTYADELQHVNVEVEGPEGLRLAGRIDWAELRDGVLHETKRSPSGLEAHRWQLRFYLWLLKLRGVTRPDGRPFEGQLNFPRQRRTETVTLTADDEARLRTLVQELHQTAARPTPPSRLENRRFCKKCAYEELCFG; this comes from the coding sequence ATGCCTGAACTTTCCATCACTGGCACGCTGGTGAACTACTTTGTGCTCTGTCGGCGCAAGGCGTGGCTGGCCGTGCACGGGCTCTGGATGGAGCAGGAGTCGGAGGCCGTGGCGCTGGGACGCCTGCTGGACGAGACCACCTATGCCGACGAGCTGCAGCACGTGAATGTGGAAGTGGAAGGCCCCGAAGGGCTCCGGCTGGCCGGACGCATCGACTGGGCCGAGCTGCGCGACGGCGTACTCCACGAGACGAAACGGAGTCCCTCCGGCCTCGAAGCGCACCGCTGGCAACTCCGCTTCTACCTGTGGTTGCTCAAGCTCCGGGGTGTGACGCGGCCCGACGGTCGTCCCTTCGAAGGCCAGCTCAACTTTCCCCGCCAGCGCCGCACCGAAACCGTCACGCTCACCGCAGACGACGAAGCCCGGTTGCGCACGCTCGTGCAGGAGCTGCATCAGACGGCCGCCCGACCCACACCACCGTCCCGCCTCGAAAACCGCCGCTTCTGCAAAAAATGTGCGTACGAGGAGTTATGTTTTGGGTGA
- the cas6 gene encoding CRISPR-associated endoribonuclease Cas6, protein MRLRLLLTPSCEPVPFTYPYRLAGVLHRWLGQNDWHDNLSLYSFGWLQGGRLGKGGLHFPKGAFWTLSFYEGEPVERLVRGIFRDPSVIAGMAVASVQTLPVPSFGQRAVFRVESPVVARRVRADGGRDYLTWEDEAADEVLTRVLRRKLAAAGLGHLAPQATMRFDRRYRGAKTKLVRIKGIDHRGSLCPVIVEGPPEVVQFAWLVGAGELTGCGFGALGEPVDWVHTRPAGRRRLETT, encoded by the coding sequence ATGCGTTTACGACTGCTGTTGACGCCGTCCTGTGAGCCGGTGCCGTTCACCTATCCTTACCGGCTGGCGGGCGTGCTGCACCGCTGGCTGGGACAGAACGACTGGCACGATAACCTGAGTCTCTACTCCTTCGGCTGGCTGCAGGGGGGACGCCTGGGGAAGGGGGGGCTGCACTTCCCGAAGGGGGCGTTCTGGACGCTCAGCTTCTACGAGGGCGAACCGGTGGAGCGGCTGGTGCGGGGTATCTTTCGTGATCCGTCCGTGATCGCCGGGATGGCCGTGGCCAGCGTGCAGACGCTACCGGTGCCGTCGTTCGGCCAGCGGGCCGTGTTTCGTGTGGAGAGCCCGGTCGTGGCGCGGCGCGTGCGCGCCGACGGCGGCCGGGACTACCTGACCTGGGAGGACGAGGCGGCCGACGAGGTGCTCACGCGCGTGCTGCGTCGCAAGCTGGCGGCGGCCGGGCTGGGTCATCTGGCGCCGCAGGCCACCATGCGTTTCGATCGACGCTACCGGGGGGCCAAGACCAAGCTCGTGCGCATCAAGGGGATCGACCACCGGGGCAGCCTGTGTCCGGTGATCGTCGAGGGCCCGCCCGAGGTCGTGCAGTTTGCCTGGCTGGTGGGCGCGGGCGAACTGACCGGCTGCGGCTTCGGCGCCCTGGGCGAGCCGGTGGATTGGGTACATACTCGCCCGGCTGGCAGGCGGCGTCTTGAAACAACCTGA
- the cas3 gene encoding CRISPR-associated helicase Cas3' — MLLAKPDVSLLDHLAEVTRLGATLADRLKLPEPLRQKVILACAFHDVGKATEDFQEYIRGRRKKAYPHALASLPFILLAEGLLNQQQGTDRHALEATGAVLTHHSPLGARLYLGYRGSRVTFHESLYAFLTELWDLLARYGIGDLPSVSEFWHSLQGLLQSAPADLLESVLELGAARHSLRGLLRLQQVERFARVKATLHLADWLASAQQPDPHILFLRNGASAIGRYARQLEGPLREFQRKAQSVSTEKVLWLRAPTGTGKTEALLLWAGDTERLIYLLPTQATTNAMWRRLRRIYGDDAVALAHGRAAYMLRIESDEDPLDARLFGSVFARPVVVATLDQYLLAHLHGRHWEERRTLARCATIVLDEIHAYEPYTLGLLLEALRRELPARLALASATLPESLLQLFPEGYLVEAEEDLWQRRRHHVQLRKGSLLEEGMQQARNFAHQGRRVLVVANTVADAQALYEQLQATGLPCTLLHARFAFRDRQHKEERVARPRPGSIFIATQVVEVSLDISYDVLLTEVAPIDALVQRMGRVNRRGDNPSAPVLIYTNWSEGARRIYGQDVLERSLEILQTLPAEPTDEELARATHRLYEYVLHTEAWQQELQEGRQTLDELQRILGCYTIDLTDEQLRARFTTRRGMISVDVLPQCYVQEALQLKEQGEGWRLPELLVPVPVYWLIKAPDAFEELADLQVRQTGLPYDAERGLRLTDDWQTRVEASIL, encoded by the coding sequence ATGCTACTGGCCAAACCAGACGTTTCGCTGCTTGATCATCTGGCCGAAGTAACCCGACTGGGTGCGACGCTTGCCGATCGGCTCAAGCTTCCAGAGCCGCTACGTCAGAAGGTAATTCTGGCCTGTGCCTTCCACGACGTCGGAAAAGCAACTGAAGATTTTCAGGAATACATTCGCGGACGGCGAAAAAAGGCCTACCCGCATGCACTGGCTTCCCTTCCCTTTATTTTGCTGGCCGAAGGGCTGCTCAATCAGCAACAGGGAACTGACCGGCATGCACTGGAAGCTACGGGAGCCGTACTCACGCACCACTCCCCACTGGGAGCCCGATTGTATCTCGGCTATCGGGGAAGTCGGGTAACCTTTCATGAGTCGCTGTATGCGTTCTTGACAGAGCTCTGGGATTTGCTGGCGCGATATGGGATAGGCGATCTTCCGAGTGTTTCTGAATTCTGGCACAGTCTTCAGGGCCTGCTTCAAAGTGCGCCGGCAGATCTACTGGAAAGTGTTCTGGAGCTGGGAGCAGCCCGACACTCTTTACGCGGGTTGCTCCGGTTGCAGCAGGTTGAGCGTTTCGCCCGGGTTAAAGCCACGCTGCACCTGGCCGACTGGCTGGCGTCGGCACAACAGCCAGACCCCCACATCCTGTTTTTGCGGAATGGCGCGAGTGCTATAGGGCGGTACGCCCGGCAGCTCGAAGGCCCCCTGCGGGAATTCCAGAGAAAGGCGCAAAGTGTCTCAACTGAAAAGGTGCTCTGGCTTCGTGCTCCCACAGGCACAGGCAAAACCGAGGCCCTGCTTCTCTGGGCAGGCGACACGGAACGCCTGATCTATCTGCTACCCACGCAGGCAACCACGAACGCCATGTGGCGCCGGCTGCGTCGCATCTACGGCGACGATGCCGTGGCCCTTGCGCACGGGCGCGCCGCCTATATGCTGCGCATTGAATCAGATGAAGACCCACTGGATGCGCGGCTGTTCGGATCTGTTTTCGCCAGACCCGTGGTCGTCGCTACGCTGGATCAGTACCTCCTGGCCCATCTGCATGGACGCCACTGGGAAGAACGTCGGACGCTTGCCCGCTGTGCTACCATCGTACTGGACGAAATCCATGCCTATGAACCGTACACGCTGGGGTTGTTGCTGGAGGCACTCAGGCGCGAACTGCCGGCACGGCTGGCGCTGGCCAGCGCAACGCTTCCGGAGTCGTTGCTGCAGCTTTTCCCTGAGGGATATCTGGTCGAAGCAGAAGAGGATCTCTGGCAGCGGCGGCGGCATCACGTTCAGCTGCGGAAGGGAAGCCTGTTGGAAGAGGGGATGCAACAGGCCCGAAATTTTGCCCATCAGGGGCGACGGGTGCTTGTGGTGGCCAATACCGTGGCCGATGCGCAGGCACTTTACGAGCAACTGCAGGCTACCGGATTGCCCTGTACCCTGTTGCATGCGCGTTTTGCCTTTCGTGATCGTCAGCACAAGGAGGAGCGAGTGGCCCGGCCTCGGCCAGGCTCAATTTTTATTGCTACCCAGGTCGTAGAGGTCAGTCTGGACATTTCCTACGACGTACTGCTGACCGAAGTGGCACCGATCGACGCCCTGGTGCAGCGAATGGGCCGGGTGAACCGTCGCGGAGACAACCCGTCGGCACCGGTTCTGATTTACACGAACTGGTCTGAAGGCGCGCGCCGCATTTACGGTCAGGACGTGCTGGAGCGGAGTCTGGAGATCCTGCAGACACTTCCCGCAGAGCCCACGGATGAAGAGCTGGCTCGGGCGACCCATCGACTGTACGAGTACGTGCTGCATACCGAAGCCTGGCAGCAGGAACTGCAGGAAGGGCGCCAGACGCTGGATGAGCTGCAGCGGATTCTGGGATGCTACACGATCGACCTTACCGACGAGCAGTTGCGTGCGCGCTTTACGACGCGACGGGGTATGATTTCGGTCGATGTATTGCCTCAGTGCTATGTTCAGGAAGCGCTGCAGCTCAAAGAACAGGGGGAAGGCTGGCGTCTTCCGGAGCTGCTGGTCCCGGTGCCGGTGTACTGGCTGATCAAGGCACCGGACGCTTTCGAGGAACTCGCAGACCTGCAGGTGCGCCAGACCGGCCTTCCCTACGACGCAGAACGCGGACTTCGGCTCACCGACGACTGGCAGACCCGAGTGGAAGCTTCTATACTGTAA
- the cas10 gene encoding type III-B CRISPR-associated protein Cas10/Cmr2: protein MVTRWTRKIVAFLHDPPGKALVLRSVPHTPHAQLAKALQQIALGRSADAHESDRATKADHIASAADRVNFPKGATAYWDQVAPLLTHPLAAGARAHRVQLPAGDLQALDSEVQEEAAQRILQPWVHQLTTQPDKEKCLYLYIWRLLYEELAHKASLKGWMRLLPADTRQPDHPLEQHLSISVAIADALPNPAFLVFSIGPVQEFIAAARRTQDLWMGSWILSYLSWKAMESLADEFGPDVVVFPSLRGQPLCDHWLHKAYGLPCQPALEEIGRPTFPNRFLALLPAKEASEAAQKAEKAVREEWKRLAQEVYNALTSTSILPADDQTKGLWDNQIQGLLEIYWVVFPWPGDDQPPGTAQAKAGKELYEQLCKPPEGEDWEFRRVYETLHKSGQYDPNWGTVWSLLYELADRAFNARKNLRNFEQAEETGDKCTQCGQRAALRSEKLDSRAFWDHVAKELRARGRHEVKPEGKERLCAVCTVKRFVQREVLEQEFGLRGGFPSTSEIAAAPFKKRVLEALQKGRPAVQQALKDFLNIAHPQLATVAQGAMPYLEAQTQSLTGAEAELAKKLLKIDGEWLHVESWTKEHLKEAGATSNPGDIRKAIETLQALYQAVGARPSKYYALLYMDGDHMGRWLSGTHEGLATFGDILHPEVREQLEEDANWHPLLQTRRLITSAVHAAISQSLGRFALRLVPHIVEERSPGRLIYAGGDDVLALVPLEDALAVARELRAAFSGHIRFENGSLQVCLGESVSGYVEWVEWGKEIFLTMGPQATASIGLVFAHHLQPLDLVLQAARRAEQAAKRQYGRNALAVEVLKRSGETVSVGTNWSYEGMPDVVKFLIDVTKRLREGQISGKWPYTVQAEAAALEALPEEAQRAELKRLLKRQAEQELSREEKEAQAEELSKKLVDWVRAMEQPQQNPDPCQADKESPKGFSEMSRWLLVCSFIARGGEV from the coding sequence ATGGTAACCCGTTGGACCCGCAAAATCGTCGCTTTCTTGCACGATCCGCCGGGCAAGGCGTTGGTCTTGCGTTCGGTGCCTCATACTCCTCATGCACAGCTCGCCAAGGCCTTGCAACAAATCGCGCTGGGCCGTTCGGCTGACGCACATGAAAGCGACCGGGCAACGAAAGCCGACCATATCGCCTCAGCGGCCGATCGGGTAAACTTCCCTAAAGGGGCCACCGCATACTGGGACCAGGTGGCACCTCTCCTTACGCATCCCCTCGCAGCAGGTGCCCGAGCTCACCGGGTACAGCTCCCTGCTGGCGACCTACAAGCCCTGGATAGTGAAGTACAGGAGGAAGCCGCTCAGCGCATCCTCCAGCCCTGGGTTCACCAGCTGACCACGCAGCCTGATAAGGAGAAGTGCCTCTACCTTTACATCTGGCGGCTTCTGTATGAGGAGCTTGCCCACAAGGCGAGCCTTAAGGGCTGGATGCGCCTGCTGCCGGCCGATACCCGCCAGCCTGATCATCCGTTAGAACAGCATCTCTCGATTTCAGTGGCGATCGCAGACGCTCTGCCGAATCCGGCGTTTCTGGTTTTCTCCATCGGCCCGGTTCAGGAGTTCATCGCAGCGGCCCGGCGCACCCAGGACCTCTGGATGGGGAGCTGGATTTTATCCTACCTCTCCTGGAAGGCCATGGAGAGCCTGGCCGACGAGTTCGGGCCGGACGTGGTCGTCTTCCCATCGCTTCGGGGGCAGCCGCTGTGCGATCACTGGCTACACAAAGCTTATGGGCTGCCCTGTCAGCCCGCGCTGGAGGAGATCGGCCGCCCTACCTTCCCCAACCGCTTCCTGGCCCTTTTGCCTGCGAAGGAAGCTTCCGAAGCGGCTCAGAAAGCGGAAAAAGCCGTCCGGGAAGAATGGAAACGCCTGGCGCAGGAGGTTTATAACGCCCTCACGAGCACAAGCATCCTGCCTGCCGATGACCAGACGAAGGGCCTCTGGGATAATCAGATTCAAGGCCTGCTGGAAATCTACTGGGTGGTTTTTCCCTGGCCGGGAGACGACCAGCCCCCCGGGACAGCGCAGGCAAAGGCGGGGAAAGAGCTTTACGAGCAGCTTTGCAAGCCCCCGGAAGGTGAGGATTGGGAATTCCGCCGGGTTTACGAAACCCTGCATAAGAGCGGACAATACGACCCCAACTGGGGCACGGTGTGGAGCCTCCTCTACGAGCTGGCCGATCGGGCTTTCAACGCCCGGAAAAACCTGCGGAACTTCGAGCAGGCGGAGGAAACCGGCGACAAGTGCACCCAGTGCGGGCAGCGAGCCGCTCTGCGCTCAGAAAAACTGGATAGCAGGGCTTTCTGGGATCACGTAGCAAAGGAGCTGCGTGCACGAGGCCGCCACGAAGTCAAGCCCGAGGGCAAGGAGCGCCTCTGCGCCGTCTGCACGGTCAAACGCTTCGTTCAGCGAGAGGTACTGGAGCAGGAGTTCGGACTTCGAGGCGGCTTCCCCTCGACCAGCGAAATCGCCGCGGCGCCCTTCAAAAAGCGGGTACTGGAGGCTTTGCAGAAAGGACGCCCAGCGGTCCAGCAGGCCCTGAAAGACTTTCTAAACATAGCCCATCCTCAGCTCGCAACCGTCGCCCAAGGGGCCATGCCGTATCTGGAAGCGCAGACACAAAGCCTGACCGGGGCGGAGGCGGAGCTGGCGAAAAAGTTGCTAAAAATCGATGGAGAATGGCTCCATGTCGAATCCTGGACCAAGGAGCACTTGAAGGAAGCCGGAGCTACGTCCAACCCCGGAGATATCCGAAAAGCTATAGAAACGCTTCAGGCCCTTTATCAAGCAGTTGGCGCCAGGCCCAGCAAGTATTACGCCCTCCTCTACATGGACGGCGACCACATGGGGCGCTGGCTCAGCGGTACCCACGAAGGGCTGGCTACCTTCGGGGATATTCTGCATCCCGAGGTGCGAGAGCAGCTTGAGGAGGACGCTAACTGGCACCCCCTTCTGCAGACCAGGCGCCTTATCACGTCGGCGGTGCATGCGGCGATTTCCCAGTCCCTAGGGCGCTTTGCCCTGAGGCTTGTGCCCCACATCGTGGAGGAACGCTCTCCGGGTCGTCTCATCTATGCCGGCGGGGACGACGTGTTGGCCCTGGTGCCGCTGGAAGATGCGCTGGCGGTCGCCCGGGAACTGCGCGCCGCCTTCAGCGGGCATATCCGGTTTGAGAATGGCAGCCTGCAGGTCTGTCTGGGGGAGTCCGTCTCCGGCTATGTGGAGTGGGTGGAGTGGGGAAAGGAGATTTTTCTCACCATGGGTCCCCAGGCGACGGCTTCTATCGGGCTGGTCTTTGCCCATCATCTCCAGCCGCTGGATCTGGTACTGCAGGCCGCGCGTCGGGCCGAGCAGGCCGCCAAGCGCCAATACGGCCGCAATGCCCTGGCCGTGGAAGTCCTCAAACGCTCCGGCGAGACGGTGAGCGTAGGCACAAACTGGAGTTATGAAGGCATGCCGGACGTCGTGAAGTTCCTGATAGACGTGACAAAGCGCCTGCGGGAAGGCCAGATCAGCGGCAAATGGCCCTATACAGTCCAGGCAGAAGCGGCAGCATTGGAGGCACTCCCTGAAGAAGCCCAGCGCGCCGAGCTCAAACGCCTGCTCAAGAGACAGGCCGAGCAGGAACTCTCCCGGGAAGAGAAGGAGGCTCAAGCAGAGGAGCTCTCAAAGAAGCTTGTGGACTGGGTCCGGGCGATGGAACAGCCTCAGCAAAATCCGGACCCCTGCCAAGCCGACAAAGAATCGCCTAAAGGTTTTAGTGAGATGAGTCGCTGGCTTCTGGTCTGTAGCTTCATCGCCAGGGGAGGAGAAGTATGA